Proteins from one Solenopsis invicta isolate M01_SB chromosome 11, UNIL_Sinv_3.0, whole genome shotgun sequence genomic window:
- the LOC105199357 gene encoding golgin subfamily A member 4 isoform X3, whose amino-acid sequence MSATQDEDERRKRSVEAGREILEKFKAQRSSKDKGGSMEQMEHSDDESLHNEKSMLHKESGVTEGVSSRDITHSSVSISEGEADADLEGLAGRVAELEELLHGKEAIVGALNAEIDLLRAETSSPNSSQSQNSSIHGRDIISQYHMKLQEFEKAVNMRDNLIEHLTSSLQQALSAKDTVTSQLNALNSMQLNNPVINNMNMQQKIDALETTMHEQEAVIRRLNAHLTDIRKHVQTLEMERETRNAEINDYKVQINNLNEQIRIGATEKNLNIDETLEQQRQYEARIDKIKQDMQHVLNKFTMVTNTNAVRHQQELKELTSKNEAEIINLKVKHEECMKALKEENKMLADRLNKELPDLESRHAKELSVFQMQLVHYKKTVEALKLELVNHTESQNAAQSEVQMYKIKLDKLRLEAEEERRMQFINFQKEKELLSEQIKLHKIQLEEMTSKHITSMSILESKESIERSLEQALANAATLKQENDALKFKLDDLSCRYSTAQSIIENSQMHERTSRLSEIERSLSRFDATTISTVSELGETMYKTIDEEILQHQLTKRKLDEKMELEKLLVEKVRVLEEDLTKANNEVEQVNIAKKTHSNVESDSTRRIEDQQREIESLKLLMEQKETENARYKKDLAELTEKMKKKETECKKLKDGLAHAWVQCAEYEERLNESLAISNSTKVNTSLNSTISKLLEENQSLDDNALDQSAASQKKVLEFNIVDTSMDNSYLKNNENLYKELQQILEGESSSDGIKLKLSRYYTLCEKIAAEKTQFSAENTTVEKEQDSENSLQKSVEKLWEEKKLLSQEIEDLVNQHKEKLESVKADSVKEINRLRSLLQNFKDGSASLNDLKTELEARHAKEMEELRTYFERKCLQMEKQYSEEIFSQQSKRISDNDSETEELTDDLYFGGAGDCLNVSNSRAATPSAIEESLKNKILDTESQARLETEYEGSIQALRQELEYKVNEIQNIKANYEKAIEEQKELYENQIRDLETKLEHVLIVSTVNQYCQTEWEALENGELSSLRDAYNRQLEEQIALARQDIVNTLQEQIQALLSVEADKEDNWPAELLELRDKFTCNAQKEIQELKKMHGVELARLKDEHNCIVTQMLEQHQKEIVNVKHTDDKGEISRVGVPSKNILEERNNLREACITLKNVIEQLENYFAVCEEEVNSTLIQEVLRKQLTEFAYNEENLNKSGNSILSETPHKNMPNQQIKRVHFAPQLSKITSIVNSDKTLQNLIDEDVNEILRKELKTCLRRLKSDSTQILNLSSSSDGEDKIASSSNESLLASKINEELSLKVNHAEALIISYQEEIEQLKLHILELQRKLISAENKKEVITEGYGESDLSRGDIVLQDFSQVQEKVRHALSNGGGDISYLLQLIEELYRQNDKQKDDARKEREDLQHQIDVADKQLRGTRRFLDEQASEREMERDEAAKQIRFLQEQLKERERDKERDMRISSEQSELSSERTSNNPELQTTDINAAVEALESQMREMSSLMSDTEAKRSEKENELKAAVDKIWILRDIITDLEQQLQVKTEKEESLQTQINQLETVLTAQTKHQQEIVQELDAIRSGSENRHLSEQINHLQEELSKHKLSSEHFNVNSSVLKQMKAELHEMQNQLDKRIREMESAHMCGSNLSLSQPSEDVSIREQIDATRCLTPDDPSSPPMLPLDQVLKLKDKMLKHARAEEVAFKRIKDLEMQLTTMKNQNEELLVEQEILHQTASEQLFQIEAMRGRLEEHKQSAPFAQKQATSRLELQLHEATTKYHSLEQTITDKEMELKELKTQLDRANQLLAEKETEMENFMQSENGALQKIERLKEQLKIVQEEKKMLQIKIGTQEHTQLELPQLIDTILADKNEEIDHLKEQLSKKEKQLNVFSSLALDDVQLRELTKQAEAKNSARTLSDILSIHSECEEYPEAIRATNATLATSHNVSSFKVPTSVSKNTLQTNSPNTLETPMLDIDKIDAQVPPLDLHSHTHSYSNGNVGHSGMELQRSGEDSKLSSPKNNDVSEDSQQVEELLNEKVKEIENLSNQLQVLQQELDLKSDLLNKFETELITLQKQYQNLQDEFKETVDNLVRDKNFYRGQYELAQASESKIKKDLEEVENILKLKTDEFEEYKDRMQVNERIITELNTENTKLKRELEIREKEKMKKSNSLLQNMTQELQNFKELILDKDIALETLQTRNIEIENENKQLYEFKTKVHAREREIAELQDEILRLTDGLNNRDQVIRKLEEMARRMSDVSGTSSPSSSSNKDQEIHHLQEFLKEKDKVIRQMSDDSKSLHRALETIQSKMKESGNIVELRRKLKEERRLNEELRDTVQKLQKELEDQRSQDDSDIEDMVQRELNLSARLDKQIMQVIKDDEVVDGVTENQHQKTNEVCKDNELLRRLKDDLEIERDIMRHQLAEYEDRILQLKADLTEEMKKVAKLDKELASERNVVKFLRGQIEEHRRMTEVGRVQDTGLIEFLQTKLKASLENEERLRNDLASMRQQQINLDSQLTSMRKLIEIENANKNLSSFAITQDVSKRTSENLEESREHNTELRENIKKLENEMSKYEKKLEIATEEQERLISSLALTNGLKEIVETDLRRTMEELKAREEDCNYLQKQLKMLTESKKQDQRNAELDEIKELRREINIAREIRLELETDINRAKQELKESSNRELKLARTVEALKERETELDTKLTVSKEKERKLKDLLENVKDVPANFMQKIKELSETIEKYAVEKSNLEDKIGKMRTHREMLSQRVKLLEGQLKKLKTTQASNQQMIPIERLQSFYGKYLRVESRRRALAYQKKYLLCVIGSYQYCEENTLCVLAQLTQDQRSYTRLPHNRKVRFKIAVFVIVSIHRMKWLIQRWRVGKRVGAEAIMGGTDQLIDLPPARRTASNHSPPVRERATNGGSSFSLGQYYQEVRNFQEALGSVMAESGTSHIISE is encoded by the exons ATGAGCGCGACGCAGGACGAGGACGAGCGTAGAAAACGCTCGGTGGAGGCTGGCAGAGAGATA TTGGAGAAGTTCAAGGCACAGCGATCAAGCAAGGACAAAGGTGGAAGTATGGAGCAAATGGAACATTCTGATGATGAATCGTTGCATAATGAGAAATCCATGCTGCACAAGGAATCTGGG GTAACAGAAGGTGTATCCTCAAGGGATATAACGCACAGCAGCGTTAGCATTAGCGAGGGAGAGGCTGATGCTGATCTGGAGGGACTTGCAGGACGAGTCGCAGAACTTGAAGAGTTATTGCATGGAAAAGAAGCTATAGTTGGGGCCTTAAATGCTGAGATTGATCTTTTACGGGCAGAGACATCCTCTCCAAACTCATCGCAGAGTCAGAACAGCAGTATACATGGAAGGGATATTATATCTCAGTATCACATGAAG ttGCAAGAGTTTGAAAAGGCAGTGAATATGCGCGATAATCTAATAGAACATTTAACATCATCATTGCAACAAGCATTATCTGCCAAGGATACTGTAACATCTCAGCTTAATGCTCTGAACTCTATGCAGTTGAACAATCCTGTGATAAACAATATGAACATGCAGCAAAAG attgaTGCTTTAGAAACGACAATGCACGAACAGGAAGCGGTAATTCGTCGATTAAACGCGCATTTAACAGACATTCGTAAGCACGTACAAACGTTAGAGATGGAAAGGGAAACGCGAAATGCAGAAATCAACGATTAcaaagtacaaataaataatttaaatgaacaaATTCGCATTGGTGCTacagaaaaaaatctaaatattgaTGAAACATTGGAGCAACAGAGACAATATGAGGCACGCATTGATAAAATCAAACAGGACATGCAGCATGTCTTGAACAAATTTACCATGGTAACAAACACCAATGCAGTACGCCATCAGCAAGAATTAAAA GAGTTAACTTCAAAAAATGAAgctgaaattataaatttaaaagtcaaGCATGAAGAATGCATGAAAGCATTGAAGGAGGAAAACAAAATGTTGGCCGATCGTCTCAACAAGGAATTGCCAGACTTAGAAAGCAGACATGCCAAAGAATTGTCCGTCTTTCAAATGCAGTTAGTCCACTATAAAAAAACTGTTGAAGCATTAAAGCTAGAATTGGTAAATCACACAGAATCGCAGAATGCCGCTCAATCAGAAGTTCAGatgtacaaaataaaacttgacaaATTAAGGCTTGAAGCAGAAGAAGAACGACGtatgcaatttataaatttccaaaaagaaaaggaattgtTGAGCGAGCAGATCAAACTGCACAAAATTCAGTTAGAGGAGATGACATCGAAGCATATTACGTCGATGAGCATCTTGGAGTCCAAAGAGAGCATCGAGCGATCGCTGGAGCAAGCTTTAGCGAATGCCGCTACGTTAAAGCAAGAAAATGATGCTTTAAAATTCAAACTGGACGATTTGTCGTGCAGATATTCTACGGCCCAGTCGATTATCGAAAACAGTCAAATGCATGAAAGAACGTCGAGACTGTCCGAAATAGAGAGATCCTTGTCACGATTCGACGCTACGACTATAAGCACAGTTAGTGAATTAGGAGAAACGATGTATAAGACTATAGACGAAGAAATTCTTCAACATCAACTAACAAAACGAAAACTCGATGAGAAGATGGAGTTGGAGAAGCTATTGGTCGAGAAGGTTCGCGTTCTTGAAGAAGATTTAACTAAAGCAAACAACGAAGTGGAACAAGTTAATATCGCGAAGAAGACACATAGCAATGTCGAGAGTGATTCAACTCGACGTATAGAGGACCAGCAGCGGGAAATAGAGAGTCTAAAGCTGCTAATGGAGCAGAAAGAAACGGAGAACGCTAGGTACAAAAAAGACTTAGCTGAATTGAcagaaaaaatgaagaagaaggaaacggagtgcaagaaaCTGAAGGATGGCTTGGCTCACGCTTGGGTACAGTGCGCCGAATATGAAGAAAGATTGAACGAAAGTCTGGCGATAAGTAATAGTACTAAAGTTAATACTTCATTAAACAGCACGATTTCTAAGCTCTTGGAAGAAAACCAGAGCTTGGATGATAATGCATTAGATCAAAGTGCAGCAAGTcagaaaaaagttttagaatttaatattgTCGATACATCAATGGATAACAGTTACCTAAAGAACAATGAGAACCTGTATAAGGAGttgcaacaaattttagaaGGCGAGTCGAGCTCGGACggaataaagttaaaattatctCGTTATTACACACTATGCGAGAAAATAGCTGCCGAGAAGACGCAATTTTCGGCGGAAAATACCACTGTGGAAAAGGAACAAGATAGTGAGAACTCGCTGCAAAAATCTGTGGAAAAATTATGGGAGGAGAAGAAATTGTTAAGCCAAGAAATCGAGGACTTGGTGAATCAACATAAGGAAAAACTGGAATCTGTTAAAGCGGATTCTGTCAAAGAAATCAACAGGTTGCGTTCGTTGCTGCAGAATTTCAAG GATGGTAGTGCAAGCCTGAACGATCTGAAAACCGAACTCGAAGCACGTCATGCCAAAGAAATGGAGGAATTGAGGACATACTTCGAACGGAAGTGCTTGCAGATGGAAAAACAGTATTCCGAAGAAATTTTCAGCCAACAATCAAAAAGGATTTCCGACAATGATAGCGAAACTGAGGAGTTAACAGACGATCTGTATTTTGGTGGTGCTGGAGATTGCTTGAACGTATCAAACTCTCGAGCGGCGACACCTAGTGCCATCGAAGAATCCCTGAAGAACAAGATTCTAGATACTGAAAGCCAAGCACGTCTCGAGACGGAATATGAGGGTAGCATCCAAGCGTTACGACAAGAATTGGAATACAAAGTGAATGAAATTCAGAATATTAAGGCTAATTACGAGAAAGCGATTGAAGAACAGAAAGAGTTATACGAGAATCAAATTCGCGATCTCGAAACGAAACTGGAGCATGTATTGATTGTATCCACTGTGaatcag TATTGTCAGACAGAATGGGAAGCATTGGAAAATGGTGAATTGTCGAGTCTGCGTGATGCATATAATCGTCAACTAGAAGAGCAGATTGCGCTAGCTAGACAGGACATAGTCAACACTCTTCAAGAACAAATTCAG GCACTATTATCCGTGGAAGCAGATAAAGAAGATAATTGGCCTGCTGAATTATTAGAACTGCGAGATAAATTTACATGCAATGCTCAGAAAGAAATccaggaattaaaaaaaatgcatggTGTTGAATTGGCTCGTCTGAAAGATGAACACAATTGTATTGTAACACAAATGCTTGAGCAACATCAAAAGGAAATTGTCAATGTTAAGCATACAGATGATAAAGGAGAAATTAGTCGTGTTGGAGTGCCATCAAAAAATATCTTAGAAGAGAG AAACAATTTACGGGAGGCATGTATAACCCttaagaatgtaattgaacAATTGGAAAACTACTTTGCTGTCTGTGAAGAAGAAGTTAACAGTACTCTGATTCAAGAAGTTCTGAGAAAACAATTGACAGAATTCGCttataatgaagaaaatttaaacAAGAGCGGCAACAGTATTTTATCTGAAACGCCACATAAAAATATGCCAAATCAACAGATCAAAAGAGTCCATTTTGCTCCGCAATTAAGTAAAATAACTTCCATTGTCAATAGCGATAAAACGTTACAGAATTTAATTGATGAAGATGTAAATGAAATATTGAGAAAAGAGCTAAAAACTTGCTTGAGACGTTTGAAGTCTGATAGTACACAAATTCTCAACCTTTCCTCCTCGTCTGATGGTGAGGACAAGATTGCATCATCGTCAAACGAAAGTCTTTTAGCAAGCAAAATTAATGAAGAGCTTTCTTTGAAAGTTAATCACGCTGAAGCCTTGATAATAAGCTACCAAGAAGAAATAgaacaattaaaattacatattttagaaTTGCAGCGTAAATTGATCAGCgcagaaaacaaaaaagaagTTATTACGGAAGGATATGGCGAAAGTGATCTTTCTAGGGGCGATATTGTACTACAAGATTTTTCGCAAGTACAAGAAAAAG ttaGACACGCATTATCTAATGGAGGCGGCGATATATCTTATTTACTGCAATTAATAGAAGAGCTGTACAGGCAAAATGACAAACAAAAGGACGAtgcaagaaaagagagagaagatttGCAACACCAG ATTGATGTAGCGGACAAGCAGTTACGAGGGACGCGTCGGTTTTTGGATGAGCAAGCGAGTGAGCGTGAGATGGAGCGAGACGAAGCTGCGAAGCAAATTCGTTTTTTGCAAGAACAACTCAAGGAACGCGAGCGCGACAAGGAAAGAGATATGCGTATTAGTTCTGAG CAGTCTGAGCTATCATCTGAAAGAACTTCAAACAACCCTGAGCTTCAAACGACTGACATCAATGCAGCT GTGGAGGCTCTCGAATCTCAGATGAGAGAGATGTCGTCATTAATGTCCGACACCGAGGCAAAGAGGTCGGAGAAGGAAAATGAATTGAAGGCTGCAGTAGACAAGATATGGATCTTGCGAGATATCATTACCGATTTGGAGCAACAGCTACAAGTCAAGACTGAAAAAGAAGAGTCCTTGCAAACGCAAATTAATCAATTGGAAACAGTGTTAACCGCGCAGACAAAGCATCAGCAGGAGATAGTTCAAGAGCTAGACGCTATCAGATCTGGTAGTGAGAACAGACACCTGAGTGAGCAGATCAATCATTTACAA GAGGAATTGAGTAAGCACAAATTAAGTTCGGAGCACTTCAACGTCAATTCATCCGTTTTGAAGCAGATGAAAGCTGAACTGCATGAGATGCAGAATCAATTAGACAAGAGAATTCGAGAGATGGAATCTGCTCACATGTGTGGTTCCAATCTAAGTTTGAGTCAGCCGAGCGAGGACGTCTCGATCAGAGAGCAAATTGACGCGACGAGATGTTTGACTCCGGACGATCCATCATCGCCGCCGATGCTACCGCTGGATCAGGTACTCAAGCTGAAAGACAAAATGTTGAAGCACGCGCGTGCAGAGGAGGTGGCCTTTAAGAGAATCAAGGATCTGGAGATGCAGTTGACAACAATGAAAAATCAGAATGAGGAATTATTAGTGGAACAGGAGATCTTGCACCAGACAGCATCCGAGCAATTGTTCCAAATTGAAGCGATGCGCGGTCGTTTGGAGGAGCACAAACAGAGCGCACCTTTTGCTCAGAAACAAGCGACATCCCGTTTAGAGTTGCAGTTGCACGAAGCTACCACAAAATATCATTCCTTGGAACAAACTATTACTGACAAGGAAATGGAGTTGAAAGAATTGAAAACTCAGCTTGACAGGGCTAATCAGTTATTGGCAGAGAAAGAAACAGAAATGGAAAATTTTATGCAATCAGAAAATGGCGCGCTACAAAAGATCGAGCGACTGAAAGAACAATTGAAGATCGTTcaagaggaaaaaaagatgTTACAGATAAAAATTGGAACACAGGAACATACTCAACTGGAATTGCCGCAATTGATCGACACCATTCTGGCCGACAAAAACGAGGAGATCGATCATCTAAAAGAGCAACTCTCTAAAAAGGAGAAACAATTGAATGTCTTTTCGTCACTTGCTTTGGATGACGTGCAGTTGCGGGAGCTAACGAAGCAAGCGGAGGCCAAAAATAGCGCGCGAACATTAAGCGATATTCTCTCTATTCACTCGGAGTGCGAAGAATACCCTGAAGCTATTCGAGCGACTAATGCAACACTTGCGACATCACATAATGTCTCTAGCTTTAAAGTTCCTACGTCCGTATCGAAGAACACGTTACAGACAAACAGTCCTAACACTTTGGAAACACCAATGCTCGATATAGATAAGATAGACGCGCAAGTACCACCGTTGGATTTACATTCCCATACGCACAGTTACAGTAATGGTAATGTTGGTCACTCGGGAATGGAGTTGCAACGTTCTGGAGAGGATTCAAAATTATCATCTCCCAAAAACAACGATGTCAGCGAAGATTCTCAGCAAGTTGAGGAATTACTCAATGAAAAAGTGAAAGAGATCGAAAACTTGTCGAATCAGCTGCAAGTATTGCAACAAGAGCTGGACTTAAAGTCTGATCTTTTGAATAAATTCGAGACTGAGTTGATTACTTTGCAGAAACAGTATCAGAACTTGCAGGACGAATTTAAGGAGACTGTCGATAACTTGGTGCgagataaaaatttctatagaGGACAGTACGAACTAGCCCAAGCGTcggaaagtaaaataaaaaaggatcTCGAGGAAGTAGAGAATATCCTGAAACTGAAGACGGATGAGTTCGAAGAGTACAAAGATAGGATGCAGGTGAATGAGAGAATCATCACGGAGTTAAATACAGAAAATACAAAGTTAAAGAGAGAGCTCGAAATTAGAGAGaaggaaaagatgaaaaagagCAACTCCTTGCTGCAGAATATGACGCAAGAACTGCAAAACTTCAAGGAGCTTATTCTAGATAAAGATATCGCATTGGAAACTCTTCAGACGCGCAATATTGAGATTGAGAATGAGAACAAACAATTATACGAATTTAAGACAAAGGTTcacgcgcgcgagcgagagaTCGCCGAGTTGCAGGATGAGATCCTGCGGTTGACGGATGGTTTGAACAATCGGGATCAGGTCATCCGCAAATTGGAAGAAATGGCGAGGCGAATGAGCGATGTTTCAGGAACGTCTTCGCCATCATCTTCTAGCAACAAGGACCAAGAGATTCATCATTTGCAAGAGTTTCtaaaagagaaagataaagTGATCAGACAGATGAGCGATGATAGCAAGAGTCTGCATCGAGCATTAGAGACCATTCAAAGCAAGATGAAGGAATCGGGTAATATCGTGGAATTGAGAAGAAAATTGAAGGAAGAGCGCAGGCTGAACGAAGAGCTGAGAGATACAGTGCAGAAATTGCAAAAAGAATTAGAGGATCAACGTTCACAGGACGATAGCGATATCGAGGATATGGTCCAGCGAGAACTGAATCTTTCCGCTCGATTGGATAAGCAAATTATGCAAGTAATTAAGGATGACGAAGTCGTGGACGGAGTGACGGAGAATCAGCATCAAAAGACGAATGAGGTATGCAAGGACAACGAATTACTGAGAAGACTAAAGGATGATTTAGAAATTGAACGAGACATAATGAGACATCAGCTCGCCGAATATGAAGATCGTATCCTACAATTGAAGGCGGATTTAACAGAGGAGATGAAGAAAGTAGCGAAGCTGGACAAGGAACTTGCGTCAGAAAGGAACGTGGTGAAATTCCTGAGAGGACAGATAGAAGAACATCGTCGGATGACGGAAGTAGGTCGAGTACAGGACACTGGGTTAATCGAGTTCTTGCAGACAAAGTTGAAAGCCTCTCTGGAAAACGAGGAAAGACTTCGTAATGATCTAGCGTCGATGAGACAACAGCAGATTAATCTTGATTCGCAGTTAACGTCTATGAGGAAGTTGATAGAAATTGAAAACGCcaataaaaatttgtcgagTTTTGCTATTACACAAGATGTATCAAAGAG AACGAGCGAAAATCTCGAAGAAAGTCGTGAGCACAATACGGAACTACGAGAGAATATAAAGAAATTGGAGAACGAGATGAGTAAATACGAGAAGAAATTAGAGATTGCAACGGAGGAACAAGAAAGACTAATCAGCAGTCTGGCATTAACCAACGGTCTAAAAGAAATTGTAGAGACGGATCTGCGGAGAACTATGGAAGAGTTGAAAGCGCGAGAAGAGGACtgtaattatttgcaaaaacagCTGAAGATGTTGACCGAAAGCAAGAAACAAGATCAACGAAACGCTGAACTGGACGAGATCAAAGAATTGCGTAGGGAAATCAACATTGCCCGGGAAATTAGGTTGGAGCTAGAGACCGATATAAATCGTGCAAAACAAGAACTGAAGGAATCCTCAAATCGGGAATTGAAGCTTGCGCGCACCGTAGAGGCTTTGAAAGAACGAGAGACGGAGCTCGATACAAAATTAACAgtttcaaaagaaaaagaaaggaaactTAAGGATCTACTTGAGAATGTCAAGGACGTCCCCGCGAATTTCATGCAGAAAATTAAGGAGCTAAGTGAGACAATTGAGAAATACGCTGTCGAGAAAAGTAATCTCGAGGATAAAATTGGCAAGATGAGAACACATAGAGAAATGTTGTCGCAACGTGTAAAGTTGCTCGAGGGACAGCTGAAGAAATTGAAAACTACACAGGCTTCGAACCAACAAATGATTCCTATCGAGAGG TTACAAAGCTTCTACGGCAAATATCTACGAGTGGAGAGTAGACGGAGAGCATTGGCCTATCAGAAGAAGTACCTGCTCTGCGTCATCGGCAGCTATCAGTATTGCGAAGAGAACACGCTATGCGTGCTCGCGCAGTTAACTCAAGATCAGCGCTCTTACACGCGATTGCCTCACAACAGGAAGGTGCGTTTCAAAATTGCCGTGTTCGTGATAGTCAGTATACATAGGATGAAATGGTTGATTCAACGCTGGCGAGTGGGGAAACGCGTGGGTGCTGAGGCTATCATGGGTGGTACCGATCAATTAATTGATTTACCGCCTGCCCGGAGAACTGCATCGAATCATTCTCCACCCGTGAGAGAAAGAGCGACAAA tggAGGTAGCAGTTTTTCGCTCGGGCAGTATTACCAAGAAGTAAGAAATTTCCAAGAAGCACTCGGCTCAGTTATGGCAGAGTCTGGTACTAGTCATATTATCTCAGAATaa